A region from the Gossypium hirsutum isolate 1008001.06 chromosome A08, Gossypium_hirsutum_v2.1, whole genome shotgun sequence genome encodes:
- the LOC107954743 gene encoding uncharacterized protein: MGIGMSTRGTHGRGTRDRGRGRGSARVGSSALGHMPNVDAGEAPASPAMLQILERVARTNMGAMGRGSVSEQLWSNGAEIFRGISKVALNVADYWLEATERIMDDLNCTSEEKLKGKYVGASYVDARRREFLSLTQGNRSVAEYEAEFLRLSCYARGILATKFERCVSFEDSLRDELRVLIVQQRGRDFTTLVEKAKITKDVKRSERENRKKDKGRYKRDLGSSGSFGGSKNNSKFDGPVRVGVPVARSQHCLDCRRHHLNECWKKIGPVRGVQLPPRVRGLAKGGNGMGRGRGVPGRGASNTEARQPALLYAARR, from the exons ATGGGAATTGGTATGAGCACAAGGGGTACTCACGGAAGGGGTACAAGAGATCGTGGTAGAGGCCGTGGAAGTGCTAGGGTTGGGTCTTCAGCATTAGGCCATATGCCTAACGTTGACGCTGGGGAGGCACCAGCCTCACCA GCTATGCTCCAAATTCTAGAGAGAGTTGCTAGAACCAATATGGGTGCTATGGGCCGTGGGTCAGTCTCGGAACAACTCTGGTCAAATGGAGcagagatttttaggggtatttcTAAAGTGGCCCTTAATGTGGCTGACTACTGGTTGGAAGCTACGGAGAGAATAATGGACGATCTCAACTGCACTTCTGAGGAAAAATTAAAAG ggaaatatgtgggagcaagttatgtggacgccagAAGAAGGGAATTTTTGAGCTTGACACAAGGGAATAGATCCGTGGcagaatatgaggcagagttctTACGACTTAGCTGCTATGCCCGTGGGATATTGGCGACTAAATTTGAACGCTGTGTGAGTTTCGAGGACAGCCTACGAGATGAGTTACGAGTCCTGATAGTTCAGCAGAGGGGGCGAGATTTTACCACTCTCGTAGAAAAGGCAAAGATCACCAAGGATGTGAAGCGCTCTGAGCGCGAGAACCGAAAAAAAGATAAGGGCAGATATAAGAGGGATTTAGGGTCCTCAGGTTCGTTTGGTGGGTCTAAAAATAATAGTAAGTTTGATGGGCCAGTCCGAGTTGGGGTTCCTGTTGCGAGGTCGCAGCATTGTTTAGATTGTAGGAGACATCACCTGAATGAGTGTTGGAAGAAGATTGgg CCAGTGAGAGGTGTTCAGCTACCACCGAGAGTCCGTGGTTTGGCCaaaggtggaaatggtatggggcGAGGTCGAGGAGTACCTGGCAGAGGTGCTAGTaatactgaggcgaggcagccagctCTGTTATATGCTGCACGTCGCTGA